The genomic segment CATCGTCCAGCCGCTCAGCTCGGGGATGAGTTGGTCGCGAACCGAAGCCGCGAGCGTGAAGTAGATCAGCTGGTTATAGGAAATGACGAACTCGACCGCGTTGAAGTGGCCGGTTTCCTCGATGTAGCAGGAGTGGTCGAATCCCAAATCACCGGAACCGACGATGATCTCGCCGCGGCGCACAACCGTCGCTTGCTTGAGGTAGACGGTGTCCTTGCGGACGTACGGGGTCATGGTGCGATCGAGCAGCACGGTGTCGTCCAGCAGGAATTCGGCGAGGCTGGGTTGCGATGTTTGCGTCATGCGGCGACCTCGGCGCCGAGCGGGTATTCGTCGGTGACGGTCACGCGGTAGGACTCCGTTGGTTCGTTGTTTGGATTGTGCAGAGCGCGGTGGATCAGGGTGCGGTTATCCCACAGCACGAGATCGCCAGGCTCATAGGTCTGTACGAAGATGTTCGGGTGTTCGTAGGACTCGTCGAGTTGTCCTGAAGCGTCAAGGATTTCGTCGAGCAAGGAGGTCGGCAGTG from the Mycobacterium lentiflavum genome contains:
- a CDS encoding FcoT family thioesterase; the protein is MTQTSQPSLAEFLLDDTVLLDRTMTPYVRKDTVYLKQATVVRRGEIIVGSGDLGFDHSCYIEETGHFNAVEFVISYNQLIYFTLAASVRDQLIPELSGWTMDDYWQRQLPSVLISKMTTRFRQPINSRSYRGVLRIIDIEFRNRSRPLLAMQTTIEFTDDGGGSALGEVEIVLVDLPAQS